The proteins below come from a single Streptococcus canis genomic window:
- a CDS encoding YneF family protein, translating into MSTTIWILLLIVALGLGVLGGIFIARKQIEKEIGEHPRLTPEAIREMMSQMGQKPSEAKIQQTYRNIVKQSKAAIAKGKK; encoded by the coding sequence ATGTCAACAACTATTTGGATTTTATTACTTATTGTTGCCCTTGGATTAGGTGTTTTGGGTGGAATTTTTATTGCCCGTAAACAAATTGAAAAAGAAATTGGTGAACACCCACGTTTAACACCAGAGGCTATCCGTGAAATGATGAGCCAGATGGGGCAAAAACCAAGTGAAGCAAAAATCCAACAGACTTACCGTAATATTGTCAAACAATCAAAAGCAGCCATTGCCAAAGGTAAAAAATAA